Proteins encoded by one window of Arachis hypogaea cultivar Tifrunner chromosome 1, arahy.Tifrunner.gnm2.J5K5, whole genome shotgun sequence:
- the LOC140178612 gene encoding uncharacterized protein — translation MVILVETRCSEEQAKKAIKNFGLDFYHVEEARDLGFVGSKYTWKGPKWKGLDRVFKYLDRALFNAEWRTRFPDARVDILTRTHSDHHPMMISLEPSILSNGHRPFWYEVMWSLHPNFKGFINQNWRSKEQLSVALDSLTKDLRVWNREIFGHIRRQKVRLMNRIGGIQRAASYERNDFLEKLERQLNRELEEILDREKILWMQKPREDWVVKGDRNTRYFHTKTIIRRRRNRILKLRRLDGSWMEDQKELINAVLIFFKELYNEEDQNPLLLNTGVSYPPLREEISRNMDSISMVAEIRRAIFSIGSLKVPGIDGFPVLFYKKIWNVIQKNVVDHVLRIWNNPCNIKECTQTLISLIPKVHVPESITQFKPIALCNRAQKLRIERGLKWKRKALSLPKTSIIFSNNVKEHLRRAIKDKCNYQEQPSLELKGFFTDWRWPGIWV, via the exons ATGGTAATATTGGTTGAGACACGATGTAGTGAAGAACAAGCGAAGAAGGCAATCAAGAATTTTGGCCTTGATTTTTACCATGTAGAGGAAGCTAGAG ATTTGGGTTTTGTTGGATCTAAGTATACTTGGAAGGGTCCCAAATGGAAAGGGTTGGATAGAGTTTTCAAATACCTTGATCGTGCCCTCTTTAATGCCGAATGGAGGACCAGATTCCCAGATGCTAGAGTGGACATCCTGACAAGAACACACTCAGATCACCATCCAATGATGATCTCCCTTGAACCAAGTATTTTGAGCAATGGTCATAGACCGTTTTGGTACGAGGTTATGTGGAGTTTGCACCCGAATTTTAAAGGATTTATCAACCAAAATTGGAGGAGCAAAGAACAACTTTCGGTAGCTCTTGACAGCCTCACAAAAGACTTGAGAGTGTGGAATAGAGAAATATTTGGGCATATTAGGCGTCAAAAGGTGAGACTGATGAATAGAATTGGAGGAATACAGAGAGCTGCTTCTTATGAGCGGAatgattttttagaaaaattggaGAGACAACTTAACAGAGAGTTAGAGGAAATTCTTGATCGAGAGAAGATTTTATGGATGCAAAAACCGAGAGAGGATTGGGTGGTGAAGGGTGATAGAAATACCCGGTatttccacaccaaaacaataatTAGGAGAAGGAGAAATAGAATCTTAAAGCTAAGAAGACTAGATGGATCATGGATGGAGGATCAAAAAGAACTAATTAATGCTGTCCTTATCTTCTTTAAGGAGCTCTATAATGAAGAAGATCAGAACCCTCTCTTACTCAACACAGGGGTCTCATATCCACCTCTAAGAGAAGAGATAAGCAGAAACATGGACAGCATCTCTATGGTGGCTGAAATCCGAAGAGCCATTTTTAGTATAGGATCTTTAAAAGTTCCCGGAATAGATGGCTTTCCAGTCCTTTTTTACAAGAAAATTTGGAATGTGATCCAAAAGAATGTGGTAGATCATGTGTTGCGCATTTGGAACAACCCCTGCAATATTAAAGAATGTACTCAGACTCTTATCTCTCTCATACCTAAAGTTCATGTACCTGAATCTAtcactcaattcaaaccaattgcTTTATGTAAT AGAGCACAGAAGCTTCGAATTGAAAGGGGTTTAAAGTGGAAAAGGAAGGCCCTATCATTACCCAAAACTTCGATAATATTCTCAAACAATGTTAAGGAGCATCTCAGGAGAGCCATCAAGGATAAATGCAACTATCAGGAACAACCAAGTCTGG AGTTAAAGGGGTTCTTCACGGATTGGAGATGGCCTGGGATCTGGGTATGA
- the LOC140178636 gene encoding probable inactive receptor kinase At5g16590, protein MFFLYNDAGGTPVNWKTRSAIALGAARGVACLHSHGPTSSYGNIKSSNILLTKSFEARVSDFGLAHLALPTVTPNCISGYRAPEVIDSRKVSQKADVYSFDILLLKLLTEKAASTHFSLNEDRFTWRA, encoded by the coding sequence atgttttttttatataacgACGCCGGAGGAACTCCCGTGAATTGGAAAACAAGGTCTGCCATTGCCCTTGGCGCTGCTCGTGGGGTCGCATGCCTACATTCACATGGACCAACATCTTCGTATGGAAACATCAAATCCTCAAATATCCTTCTCACCAAATCATTTGAAGCTCGTGTCTCCGACTTTGGCCTTGCTCATCTTGCTCTCCCGACCGTCACACCCAACTGTATTTCCGGCTATCGTGCCCCAGAGGTCATTGACTCTCGCAAAGTATCACAAAAGGCAGATGTCTACAGTTTTGATATACTGCTCTTGAAACTTCTAACGGAGAAGGCGGCTTCCACTCATTTCTCACTGAATGAAGATAGGTTTACTTGGAGAGCATAG
- the LOC112793786 gene encoding cationic peroxidase 1-like: MAIHSSNNNYFYIMFICSLLFGICSSQLTSNFYDSTCPKALSIIKSAVASAVAKEHRMGASLLRLHFHDCFVNGCDASILLDDTLTFTGEKTAAPNLNSVRGFDVIDNIKSQLESACPGIVSCADILAIAARDSVVSLGGPSWNVGLGRRDSTSASKDAATKDIPSPLLDLSGLITAFSNKGFTTQEMVVLSGAHTTGQARCQIFRGRIYNETNIDTNFATSMKSNCPSSDGDSNLTALDVTTNVLFDNAYFKNLVNNKGLLHSDQQLFISGGSTNSLVTNYSNSYSAFFADFASAMVKMGNLSPLTGTTGQIRANCTKVN, from the exons ATGGCTATCCACTCATCAAATAATAATTACTTCTACATTATGTTTATTTGTTCCCTATTATTTGGCATATGTTCATCTCAGCTAACATCAAATTTCTATGATTCAACATGTCCCAAGGCACTCTCTATAATCAAATCTGCAGTGGCCAGTGCAGTGGCGAAAGAGCATCGAATGGGTGCATCGTTGCTTCGTCTTCATTTCCATGATTGCTTTGTTAAT GGATGTGATGCATCAATTCTATTGGATGACACTTTAACATTTACGGGAGAGAAGACAGCTGCTCCAAATTTGAATTCTGTTAGAGGTTTTGATGTAATTGATAACATCAAATCTCAATTGGAGAGTGCTTGTCCTGGAATTGTTTCTTGTGCTGATATTCTCGCTATTGCTGCTCGTGATTCTGTTGTTTCA TTGGGTGGTCCATCATGGAATGTTGGACTGGGAAGAAGAGATTCAACAAGTGCAAGCAAAGATGCAGCAACTAAGGATATTCCATCCCCTCTTTTGGATCTTAGTGGCCTCATAACTGCTTTCTCCAATAAGGGTTTCACCACTCAAGAGATGGTAGTCCTCTCAG gagCTCATACAACAGGACAAGCAAGATGCCAAATATTCAGAGGAAGAATCTACAATGAAACAAACATTGACACAAACTTTGCAACATCAATGAAATCAAATTGTCCAAGCAGTGATGGAGACAGCAACCTCACAGCACTTGATGTCACAACAAATGTGCTTTTTGACAATGCTTACTTCAAGAACCTTGTCAACAACAAAGGCCTTCTTCATTCTGATCAGCAGCTCTTTATTAGTGGCGGTTCCACTAACTCTCTTGTCACTAACTATAGCAACAGTTATTCAGCTTTCTTTGCTGACTTCGCTAGTGCTATGGTCAAAATGGGAAATTTAAGCCCTTTAACTGGTACAACTGGCCAGATTCGTGCCAATTGCACcaaagttaattaa
- the LOC112793723 gene encoding peroxidase RIP1 encodes MHNNKTKLQAPTIMASFSYLQCLLVIVMVTMMIPTTTNAAALTPNFYKKVCPKALPVIRRVVQKAINRERRMGASLLRLHFHDCFVNGCDGSILLDDTKNFTGEKTAKPNLNSIRGFDVVDEIKAAVDKACKRPVVSCADILAVAARDSVAILGGPQFWYKVLLGRRDARTANITAANNNLPAPFLNFTQLVTSFNNVGLNTKDLVVLSGGHTIGFARCTTFRNRIYNDTNIETNFATSLRRNCPRTSGVGDNNLTPLDPTPSSVDNLYYKALLGKKGILHSDQELYKGNGSESDKLVELYSKNPFAFARDFKNSMIKMGNMKSLTGNNGEIRLDCRRVN; translated from the exons ATGCACAATAACAAAACCAAGCTTCAAGCACCAACAATAAtggcttctttttcttatttgcaATGTTTGCTTGTGATTGTTATGGTGACAATGATGATTCCGACTACAACAAATGCAGCAGCACTCACTCCTAATTTCTATAAGAAAGTTTGTCCAAAAGCATTGCCAGTGATAAGGAGAGTGGTTCAAAAGGCAATCAATCGGGAAAGGCGCATGGGAGCTTCTTTGCTGCGTTTGCATTTCCATGATTGCTTTGTTAAT GGTTGTGATGGATCGATTCTGCTAGATGACACGAAGAACTTCACCGGAGAGAAGACAGCAAAACCAAACCTTAACTCAATCAGAGGTTTCGACGTGGTTGATGAGATTAAGGCTGCTGTTGATAAAGCTTGCAAACGACCTGTCGTTTCATGTGCCGATATCTTAGCTGTTGCTGCTCGTGACTCTGTTGCCATT TTGGGTGGTCCACAATTTTGGTACAAAGTACTATTAGGAAGAAGAGACGCAAGAACCGCAAACATAACCGCCGCAAATAACAACCTACCAGCACCATTCTTAAACTTCACACAATTGGTTACAAGCTTCAACAACGTTGGACTAAACACCAAGGACCTAGTTGTACTTTCAGGTGGCCACACAATTGGGTTTGCAAGGTGCACAACGTTCAGGAACAGAATCTACAACGACACAAACATTGAAACTAATTTTGCAACTTCTCTAAGGAGGAATTGTCCTAGGACTAGTGGTGTTGGGGACAACAATTTGACACCGTTGGATCCAACTCCATCAAGCGTTGATAATTTGTACTACAAGGCGTTGTTGGGCAAAAAGGGAATTTTACATTCGGATCAGGAGTTATATAAGGGGAATGGTAGTGAGAGTGATAAGTTGGTGGAGCTTTATAGCAAGAACCCTTTTGCGTTCGCTAGAGACTTCAAAAATTCAATGATCAAAATGGGTAATATGAAGTCTCTAACTGGAAACAATGGTGAGATTCGGCTCGATTGCAGAAgggttaattaa
- the LOC112793770 gene encoding peroxidase RIP1, translated as MSNSQIIQYYFLVIVVMVTTNLGTWVIPTNGMNNDDNGRLTHHFYKKTCPKVLPVIRSVVEKAIKKEPRIGASLLRLHFHDCFVNGCDASVLLDDSNNINGEKNSPPNKNSLRGFEVVDEIKSELDKACKGPIVSCSDILAVAARDSVVILGGPHYRYHVPLGRRDARSASYEAANTSLPSPSSSFSELLSNFNSHGLGLKDLVALSGAHTIGFAQCSSFRDRIYNDTNIDPKLASYLKLQKCPQSGGDSNLAPFDSTDETFDNVYYKQLLDNKGLLHSDQELFKGNNSESDKLVNLFSRNPIAFAKRFKHSMIKMGNMKPLTGNEGEIRLNCRKVN; from the exons ATGAGTAATTCTCAAATAATCcagtattattttttggttattgtTGTTATGGTCACTACTAATTTGGGCACATGGGTAATCCCTACCAATGGCATGAACAATGATGATAATGGAAGGCTCACTCACCATTTCTATAAGAAAACATGCCCTAAGGTGTTGCCAGTGATAAGGTCTGTGGTTGAAAAGGCAATAAAGAAAGAACCGCGCATTGGAGCTTCATTGCTACGTTTGCATTTTCATGACTGCTTTGTTAAT GGTTGCGATGCATCAGTTCTGCTAGATGATTCTAATAACATAAATGGTGAGAAGAATTCGCCACCAAATAAGAACTCGCTAAGAGGATTTGAAGTGGTTGATGAGATTAAATCAGAATTAGACAAAGCTTGCAAGGGTCCTATTGTATCATGTTCTGATATCTTAGCTGTGGCGGCTCGTGATTCTGTTGTTATT CTAGGGGGTCCACACTATCGTTACCATGTGCCCTTAGGAAGAAGAGACGCTAGAAGTGCAAGTTATGAAGCTGCAAATACAAGCCTTCCTTCCCCATCTTCAAGCTTCTCAGAGCTTCTCTCTAATTTCAATTCTCATGGGCTGGGCCTTAAAGATCTTGTGGCCCTTTCTGGGGCCCACACTATTGGATTTGCTCAATGTTCCTCCTTTAGGGATAGGATCTACAATGACACCAACATTGACCCAAAACTTGCATCCTACTTGAAATTACAAAAGTGCCCTCAAAGTGGTGGAGATAGTAATTTGGCACCATTTGATTCCACTGATGAAACATTTGACAATGTCTACTACAAGCAATTGTTGGATAACAAGGGGCTTCTTCATTCTGATCAAGAACTCTTCAAGGGAAATAATAGTGAGAGTGATAAGTTGGTGAACCTATTTAGTAGGAATCCAATTGCTTTTGCTAAAAGATTCAAACATTCTATGATCAAGATGGGTAACATGAAGCCTCTTACCGGAAATGAGGGTGAGATTAGACTTAATTGTAGAAAAGTTAATTAA